In the genome of Triticum urartu cultivar G1812 chromosome 5, Tu2.1, whole genome shotgun sequence, one region contains:
- the LOC125507762 gene encoding bidirectional sugar transporter SWEET17-like: protein MNSTLFIIGIIGNIISVLVFVSPIPTFWRIVRSRSTEDFEAAPYVLTLLNTLLWLYYGLTKPDGLLIATVNGFGAVMETIYIVLFLVYAADHAKRVKTTKLVAALDIGFFGVVFATTTFAIRGLDMKIVVIGLICACLSVFMYGSPLAAVRRVIASRSVEYMPFFLSFFLFLNGGVWAMYAILDKDVFLGVPNGIGCFLGGIQLVIYAVYRNSKVGCQSQGTHEASYDASTSLLSSYAGTHGQNDVSTHV, encoded by the exons ATGAACTCCACTCTGTTCATCATCGGCATCATAG GAAACATCATCTCGGTTCTGGTCTTTGTTTCTCCCAT CCCCACATTCTGGAGGATCGTGAGGAGCAGGTCGACGGAGGACTTCGAGGCGGCGCCGTACGTCCTCACGTTGCTCAACACATTGCTATGGCTATACTACGGCCTCACCAAGCCTGACGGCCTGCTCATCGCCACAGTCAATGGCTTCGGCGCTGTCATGGAGACCATCTACATCGTCCTCTTCCTTGTCTACGCGGCCGATCATGCCAAAAGG GTTAAAACCACGAAGTTGGTGGCAGCTTTGGACATTGGATTTTTTGGGGTCGTGTTCGCGACCACAACATTCGCCATTCGTGGGCTTGACATGAAAATCGTGGTCATTGGATTGATATGTGCTTGCCTTAGCGTGTTCATGTATGGGTCCCCACTCGCTGCCGTG AGAAGGGTGATCGCCTCGAGGAGCGTGGAGTACATgcccttcttcctctccttcttcctcttcctcaacGGAGGCGTCTGGGCCATGTATGCCATACTCGACAAAGATGTCTTCCTCGGG GTCCCAAATGGGATAGGTTGCTTCTTGGGAGGTATCCAGCTGGTTATCTACGCGGTGTATAGGAACAGTAAGGTCGGCTGTCAGTCTCAGGGCACTCACGAAGCATCATACGATGCTTCGACATCTCTTCTGTCCTCCTATGCCGGCACACATGGCCAGAACGATGTATCCACTCATGTTTAG
- the LOC125555575 gene encoding peroxidase 2-like: MAKVNAGAALLSLCLLLACSAGGTKAAYVDVEGTVRTEVEKAIKSNPGIGAALVRLVFHDCWVNGCDGSVLLDKTPYGTNTEKKAINNIGLDGFNLIDTIKYKLGDGVSCADIVVFAARDAARYLSNGKIAYSVPSGRKDGINSSAAAADAVLPQSTFEFQQLVDNFDKKKFTPRELVILSGAHSIGVSHLSSFQDRLNKSTATPIDDNYKQALVADVEAQKKSQNTPDPIEKNNIRDMSSSFQTTAGYDPTGVNTAAKGALDNSYYHANLQNRVLFKSDWVMRTDTDAGNAMAEYMDNATKWNNDFAAAMVKLSKLPAESSTRYEIRKNCRVTNQNYYY; the protein is encoded by the exons ATGGCCAAGGTTAACGCCGGCGCCGCCCTGCTGTCTCTGTGCCTGCTGCTGGCCTGTTCTGCGGGAGGCACAAAGGCCGCCTACGTGGACGTGGAGGGCACCGTGAGGACAGAAGTAGAGAAGGCCATCAAGAGCAACCCCGGCATCGGCGCCGCCCTCGTCCGGCTGGTGTTCCACGACTGCTGGGTCAAT GGTTGCGATGGATCGGTGCTCTTGGACAAGACGCCATACGGTACCAACACCGAGAAGAAGGCGATCAACAACATCGGCCTGGACGGCTTCAACCTCATCGACACCATCAAGTACAAGCTGGGCGACGGCGTCTCCTGCGCCGACATCGTCGTCTTCGCCGCGCGAGATGCGGCCAGGTACCTGAGTAATGGCAAGATCGCCTACTCCGTCCCCTCGGGGCGCAAGGACGGCATCAACTCGTCGGCCGCCGCCGCAGACGCCGTCCTCCCGCAATCCACCTTCGAGTTCCAGCAGCTCGTGGACAACTTCGACAAGAAGAAGTTCACCCCGAGGGAGCTCGTCATCCTCTCCGGCGCGCACTCCATCGGCGTCTCGCACCTCTCGTCCTTCCAAGACCGCCTCAACAAATCAACCGCGACCCCGATCGACGACAACTACAAACAGGCTCTTGTCGCAGACGTCGAGGCCCAGAAGAAGAGCCAAAATACACCAGATCCGATTGAGAAGAACAACATCCGCGACATGAGCTCGAGCTTCCAGACCACCGCCGGGTACGACCCCACAGGGGTGAACACCGCGGCCAAGGGCGCCCTGGACAACAGCTACTACCACGCCAACCTGCAGAACAGGGTGCTCTTCAAGTCCGACTGGGTTATGCGCACCGACACCGACGCCGGGAACGCTATGGCCGAGTACATGGATAACGCCACCAAGTGGAACAACGACTTCGCCGCCGCCATGGTCAAGCTCAGCAAGCTCCCGGCCGAGAGTAGTACCCGTTACGAGATAAGGAAGAACTGTAGAGTCACCAACCAGAACTACTATTACTAG